The proteins below come from a single Argentina anserina chromosome 1, drPotAnse1.1, whole genome shotgun sequence genomic window:
- the LOC126802611 gene encoding uncharacterized protein LOC126802611, with translation MGKKKRAHVKWTSPPRGRLKLNVDGAFDLSTNRGGVGVVCRDEGGRSIIMLAKSYLYAHSALAMLAEVCTEGLLLGISQEWGNIDVESDSYVLVAALNSSRADLSEVGRIIEDCKRYLLALPSSSIRHIFREANCVADYLAHFACNGFIDSVWVEDDDQE, from the coding sequence AtgggaaagaagaagagagctcATGTTAAGTGGACGTCTCCTCCTAGAGGTCGATTGAAGCTTAATGTTGATGGTGCTTTTGATTTGAGTACCAATAGGGGAGGGGTTGGTGTGGTTTGCCGTGATGAAGGTGGGAGGAGTATCATTATGCTTGCTAAGTCCTATCTATATGCACACTCAGCTCTTGCTATGTTGGCTGAGGTGTGTACAGAGGGTTTGCTTCTTGGTATTAGCCAAGAATGGGGAAACATTGACGTTGAAAGTGATTCTTATGTGTTAGTAGCTGCTCTTAATTCTTCAAGAGCGGATTTATCGGAGGTGGGTCGTATCATAGAAGATTGTAAGAGGTATCTACTTGCCTTACCTTCTTCTTCAATACGGCACATATTCCGAGAAGCAAATTGTGTTGCAGATTACCTTGCACACTTCGCTTGCAATGGTTTTATTGATAGTGTTTgggttgaggatgatgatcaaGAGTAG
- the LOC126802619 gene encoding uncharacterized mitochondrial protein AtMg00310-like — protein MARFWWGDEDSGKKIHWLSWEKLCTSKGDGGLGFRNMHLFNLSLLAKQGWKLVHQPDSFLARLLKARYFPKNSFMAAKLKAGESYAWRSIMAGRKVLKLGLRMQVGIGEQINVWSDPWMPMPSSFSPYSSIMEGT, from the coding sequence ATGGCGAGATTTTGGTGGGGTGATGAGGATAGTGGGAAGAAGATTCATTGGCTCTCTTGGGAGAAATTATGTACCTCAAAAGGTGACGGTGGTTTGGGATTTCGCAATATGCATTTGTTTAATCTCTCACTTCTTGCTAAGCAGGGATGGAAGTTAGTGCATCAGCCTGATTCTTTTTTAGCGAGGTTGCTGAAGGCTCGTTACTTTCCAAAAAACTCTTTTATGGCTGCAAAGTTGAAGGCTGGAGAATCCTACGCATGGCGTAGTATCATGGCAGGAAGGAAGGTGTTGAAATTGGGGCTTCGGATGCAGGTGGGTATAGGGGAGCAGATTAATGTCTGGTCAGACCCTTGGATGCCTATGCCTTCATCTTTTTCTCCATATTCTTCAATTATGGAAGGAACATAA